One genomic window of Anoplolepis gracilipes chromosome 5, ASM4749672v1, whole genome shotgun sequence includes the following:
- the LOC140665739 gene encoding large ribosomal subunit protein eL34: MVQRLTYRRRLSYNTKSNRRRVVRTPGGKLVYQYLKKPKKIPRCGQCKDKLRGIQPARPMERSRMCRRKKTVKRVYGGVLCHKCVKERIVRAFLIEEQKIVYKVMKAQQASAKTKKVEK, encoded by the exons ATGGTACAACGACTAACCTATCGACGACGCTTGTCgtataatacaaaaagtaaTAGGAGGCGTGT TGTACGCACGCCAGGTGGCAAGTTAGTCTACCAATATCTTAAGAAACCTAAGAAGATCCCAAGATGTGGACAATGTAAGGATAAACTCAGAGGTATTCAACCTGCTAGACCGATGGAACGTTCACGTATGTGCAGACGTAAGAAGACTGTCAAACGTGTATACGGAGGTGTCCTTTGTCACAAATGTGTAAAAGAAAG GATTGTACGTGCATTCTTGATCGAAGAACAAAAGATCGTCTATAAAGTTATGAAAGCACAACAGGCTTCAGCAAAAACGAAAAAAGTGGAGAAGTAA